The sequence below is a genomic window from Coffea arabica cultivar ET-39 chromosome 8e, Coffea Arabica ET-39 HiFi, whole genome shotgun sequence.
aatatatttaaaaaatttttagaaaaaaaaagtcgATCTAAACAAAGCGTTCGGTACTGACCCAGGAATTATATTTATGGGATGAGATGATGGGTTAATTTAATGCTGCAAGCAGCAAACCTACAAAAGTTCTTCCCCaatctttattattattacagtACAAAAGTTCAGATTATTTTTCTGGTGCAATAATCTTTCAAATAGTTAAATGGTGGACATTAATCCAGTGGCCTGCTTCTTTTTAGTTCATCGGTTAAGACTCTCACGACTGCTATTTGATACTGCTAATTAATTTCAAATGTAGATCAAAGATGCAACAAACTGATACGTCACTTATATTTGATGTTAGTCTCTCAACTCTTTCAATGCGAAGTTAAAACGAATAGAAAAGCTTTGACAAGAGAAGTATTTGTTAATACGTTGTTATTTACCATCTCAAGCATAATCCAATTTGCAATTCAGTACCTGTTGCTTTTGGTATGGATTGTAGGCAGATTGATCCAAATAGGTACCTGTGCAGTAACATTCGTGGTCTCAAACTTCCACAAGGCAATATCAATGGTGATACCACGTTCACGCTCAGCCTTGAGCTTGTCAAGCACCCAAGCATACTTGAATGACCTCTTGTTCATTTCAGCAGCTTCTTTCTCAAACCTCTGCATCACACGCTTGTCAATTCCTCCAAGCTTGTAGATGAAGTGACCAGTAGTGGTCGACTTTCCAGAGTCGACGTGACCAATGACCACAATGTTGATATGAACCTTTTCCTTACCCATTCTGAAGTTTTTTTAAAACTGAAAACAGGACAGTAAATACTTTAATAGTACAAACATTCCACATAAGTGGCATGCCACAGAAAGTGTTCTTAGGCCAAGCCTTTCGCCTTCATCAACTTCAGGATGTAGCCGTAGCGATCGGCTGCAGAAGCTCTAATAAAAATAATCCTTGCACCCTCGTTCTCATATTTGGCATAGTGATCACATGCTTCAAGTCTCCACTCGTCTGGAATATCCATTGAGGTGATCACATCCTGGCACTGCATTATGCCGTGGAGGGAGTCGTACTCCGACCTACTCCGTCTGTCCTCAAGAACGAAGTCGGTGTAATTCCCGATCTTGCTTAGAGCATCCTCAAGACCAGTAGATGACCGTGTCGATTTTGAACCTCTACTCCCTTCAGGTTCACCACTGGTTCCTAGGCTTGAGGCTGACCGTTTTTGTCCAACTGCACCAGGAACTGGGGGAACATAGTAGACGTCGTCGTCATCCTCAACTGCTGGTACGTTCACCGGAGTAGGCACCCTCGAGCTAGAGGCTTTACCTTTTCCCTTTCGACTTTTACTAGCAGAGTTGATCCGTTCTCGGCGAGGCGGTTCCAAATGAACGACCTCGCTTGCAGACTGGGCACGGCTGCCTGTGGCATGTCTTCCAAGCAGTAGAGGTGTCAACCGATCGTACCAGTAGCATGAATTCTCTTTTTTGAAGTCAACGTACGAGGCATTGGTCTGGTGAAATGCAAATATGAAGTCAAGACACAGGAATTGATAGTGTACAAGGAAAATATCTTAATATTCGAGTTATTTCAACAAGGAAAATGCTAATTCAATTAACTTTGTCGATAGCTAAATCCAGGATCCAAAACTTTGTCGATAgctatttttttgtatattaaaCAAAGAGTTGTGAATGACAAATCACCAGCAGCTAAGCCGAGCAAATTCCACCACATTTTGCAGTCAAATAATCCAATCAAAGCTAATCCAGTTAATGACAATGCCCAGAAAAGAATGGTCAACTAAGCGAAGGATAATCCAACTTCAAGTAAATCATATCATGGAAACAAGAACCCAGATTTATAAATTTACTCACTAATGCTGCCTTGATTTGCTACTATCACATCTTACTTCCAATATAACCCATACAGAGAGGATAAAAGAATCCAAAGCCACACTGATTACTTTGTGAAGAAACAGAAAACACAACCAAGTCTCCAAAACACATGGACAAAAAAGCTGATTCAGCAAGAAAGACTAAAAATGAGGATGAAAAGGGATGTAACTCGAGTTGTCATCCGAATTCATTGaagctgtatttttttttaaagtaaaaaaTTCATGCGCTTACTGAAAACTCTAAATATTCAAGTTATTTTAACAaggaaaatatatattattCAGGAACCTCCCCTTATAACCCTTTATAACCCAAATCTAGCATGCTTcagaattgaatattatgagttGTGGACCAAATTACAGGTTCTTTTCATCATTCAATCTAATAAGGATGTAATGACTGAGCGTCAATTCGTAACTCATCTCAAGACTttgcggaaaaaaaaaagatggaataACAAGTGGAGTCAGCATATAAAACTTGATGAAGTCACCGGCAAACTCAAGGATGAAAAGACATCAAGGATTAGACACAAGTGAGAATAACAAGTGCAGTTTAAACAAGATTGAGTGCTCAGCTTTTAGTTCAATAGGGAATCTGAAGTCACCTTTCAAATCTGAAGTACAGAGAAATTCAATTAACAGAAGTCAGGGAAGCGACAAGTCCATACCTGCTCCAAGTTGGCCCAATGTTCATCATCAGCAGTGAAACAGTAGCTGTCCTCACTCCACTCAACCCCGGTCTCTGTCTTTGATGAAATCCCACGCAGATTGCAGAACAGgtcccatttcttcttgatgTAATAGAATCTGGTCTGCAATTGCTGGCCAGTCACAATCAGTATGTGATTGCTCGCCAAATGGGCTGCCAACATGTCGTAGTTGGTCTCTAGCGACTTCCTGTTGTCCCAAATGTTATTTTCCCGAAAACTGACGTAGGCTGTGAGGAAAGCTTCATCCATTGCATCAGTCCAGTGAATCCTAGAAGCCATTTGCTAAGTTTGATGGGGAAAAACAGTTAGCAGTGGACTGATATAACATAAATTGAATTAAAGTGGTTTGGAAACAGATCTGGACAATCAATAGTGAAAGCAAAAACAGGTGCAGAAGGAACTCAACCAAGGCACTTGCCTCAAAGTAGACCTCAAGGCACTTGATGTAGTTGTTGGATGCAGTTGACGAACAGGTAGAGCAATGGGACGTACAGCTAACAGGTGCGGCTTCAAAATTCgaacaaaatgtattattaACCAATTAATATGATGCGAAAATTACTTTCTAATACAGCGTAGAAGGACATACAATCACAAGAAGGCTTCTTCCTCTTCTCAGCGGTCATAACCGAAGAGAGAACTGCCTCACAACAACCGTAATGGCAGCAGCTGGACAGTAAAATTATTAACTCATTGCAAAAAATATGCATCCAAACAGCAAATGGGAGTTTGCATCCAAACAAATTCCCAGCATGTTAGCTTTCAAATTCCAGTGTGAAACAAAAAATCCCATGCGTCTGTTAATTCTGGAAATTAGCAGTCCACTATAATACATGTTTTTAACTCCTAACATTTGAGATTATGACCTAATTGACATGTATCTAACCTCATCAAATGAGACTTACAACAGAACCAAAAGTTATGAATTCAAGCATCTATAACTGTGCAGGCTGTGGTAAGCACCGTATACGATTTCTTGGTTGAAAAGGTGCAAATCAtctgctttttttcttttttcttttgttctggGTCAGACTCAAAATGTAAAGAATCTTTTCTCTGGGCCACTCATGTAAACTTTTGTTGTCAAGTATATGTCCCATCTCAGTATTCTTCAAAACCATTTTTTCTATTCCTTCATAAAGTGTCTGAGTTATGACTTATCAAGTAGCATCCCATTAAACAACTTATACTACAATAATCCAGGGACAAGTAATAATAATCAACTTATGAGTTTATTATTCAATAATAATCAACATGATCAATGCCAAGGACAAGTAACTTGCTGCTAACTTCAAAGTATTAATCCAGGGACTCGTTGGCTCATTATCAGTAATATTTTGCATATTACTGCCTTGGGCATCCAGACGCTTAAACATTTAACTTTAAATACTTTAAAAATTTTGCAGCAAACCAgtatattttgattttatgtTTCCTATCACATCCAATCCTTGTGCGTTATGAGGCAAACCTTTTTAATTggaaagaaagcaaaagaaaccatggaaaaaaagaaaactgattGCCAAAGGCCAATGCAACTAAGCAGTGAAAATCCCTTGTATTTTTTCGGCAAAACTTTTATTAAACAACTTCTATCCATCTTTAATTTACGTCATAGAATATATTTtacttcaattattttttttaagggtgatgaatttatttttttaagggtcataatatatattttacttCTGTCCACCTTCAATTATTTTACTTCTTAAATTGACATATTCCAAAGCAAAATTAACTTCTAACATTGACTTATCCTCCTAATAAATTCAGGACAGATTTTATTTTCCCCATTAAATATTTTGTTTCCATGATAAGAAAAAAGCCCAAAGACGATAAATCTCCCTGCTTGCAATTTATCCAGTTAATCCAGTTTTAATGCTCATAACCTCCCAATTTGGAAAGCCAGAGCAGCTTTATTCCACCATTCATTCAGATTCGGGTTCAATTAATCCTAAGTAGATTTTAATCTAGCATAAACAAAATCTACTCTTCGCACACACCCAACACAAAATCAGGTGTCCAAGGGAGATAATCAGCTGATGAAGCCGTGGACAACTAGAAAGAGAGATCAACGCAGGTTTATGGAATGTAAATTGCAGCTAATGGTAAATCGAGGGAATTGTACCTGCCGCTGTAGATAGGGAGAAAGTGGAATGGCCTCGGAGCACCCAATTCCGCTTGGGTGTTGGAAGTGTCGACCGCGGCAGGGTGAAATGCGTCCGATAGATTCAAAACGCAGTCAATCTGGTTGTTTGCCGGACGTCGCCGCAGGCTTCGCTTGATTGCTGCTGTCTTTCCCGTCTGCTGGTAGATGAAAATGGTGAAGAGAGGCCCGAACAGAGGAGCTCGTGAAGCCTTTGTGTTGTGTTCAGGTGTAAATGCCTTTTACTGTGGCTTTACTCCTCAACCAACGGTTATTTTTATTAAAGCCTTTTGAAAAATTCAGACTCCACGTGAGCGAATGAATTGTTTGCATGACTTTAGTGCAAAAGGCTGCACCTAAGGAATCCAATGTCGGAACTCTACGCAGTAAAAAACCCCACTTTTTATTTTACACAGTACAAACgccaatttaaaaaaatttcaaataacctCCCAATTATGCTTTCCAAACAAACCCGTCAtgttttcttggtctcactgGTTGATTAATCAATCAAATCCTTTAATCTAACAACTCACAGCAATCAACAAATTTGAccggacctttttttttttgtcactgcACAACATCTACAATCTCAACAGAGTCCCTCTTTTTAGACCTCTGTCCAATAAGGGTCATTTTTCCCTAATCAACATATATAGAATAAGAGCGAGTGGGGGGTTTTGGTCTGAGGCTCTTTTTTTCGTCGGCCCTTCTTCGTTTTCGTCGGCCCTCGTGCTGTTCACGTGCCAGGATTGAAGGCAGTTGCAAAATTACAACTCTACTTCTCTTGTGCTTTGGAATGATATGGGCATATGGGTCCTTTTCTTGGTTCATATTTTTTTCTAGGGTTAAGACATTTATCATTCTCATAATTCTCCCGCCGCTTCATGCCTTCTTCCCTGTTTCCTCTTTCGTCTTCCTTTTCATCTTCAGATTTCTAATCTTTCATGTCTTCTTCCTTTCAACAGATTTCTAATTCCTCTTCGTTTCCAAATTGCTGTCATctcctctttctttccttctgaTTCTTTGATATTCCTTTCTCCCTTcttattctttttctcttttcattccTTTTTTGCCTGATTAATCACTTGATTGCTAAGAGAACTGAACTATTTGTTTTCCAAAAGTCATTTGAAGCTTCAAAATCTGTAAACGAAGCAACGCCCTCCTCTACCACCATAGTTGGCCATGTGCAAAATAGGTGACTCTATGACTCCTccctctttaatttttttctttactcTTATGTTTTAATGGATATATAGTATGTTATTTTCTCAGATACAGTCTCAGTATGAAAAACCCTACAGATGATGAAAGCTCCAGTGGCACACCTCGCTGTGTCCATTTTGGTGGCTGATGTTTTGATGGCGGCTATCTTACTCCAAGTCTTCAAGCTAAAGTGGTTACTCTCAGTTACTCTCTCGGCATAAGCTACTCAAAGTTCAAACTCCATCTGGGTTCTTCAATTTTCAttaaaattcttcttttttgtcttattttttgttttaattcagTAACtgggtttgttttgttttgtaggtattGGCTTTAAGAAACTCTTTATTAACAAAATCCTGGACTATGAGGATGAATTCTTAGCTACTTGTATTTGGATTTCATTAGCTGCTATTGTTGCTGTACTCGGATCACTTGCATCGTCGGAAGCCGAAATGTCCACGTTTCCACCTGTCGGGAAGAAATTGATGCTTTTTGCTGAAAGATCTCCCTGGAAAACATGAGGATCTAGATTTTTCGAGACCACAGGAACTGGTTGGAAGGGACCGGAACTCTGCAGAGGAGTTTGGTTGAAGGAGAGATGAAGAGGAGGGGACTGTTGGCGTTGAAATGGAGGGGTAGCTTTGAGAACCCAAATGGAAAAGACGGCGAGAAAGGTTAAAGAGGAAGAGATTGTGAGAGGAAACACCAGAAATCTAGCGGGCTTCATCGAAAGACTTCTCTGTTTCTCCATTGTAGTGGTGTATGTTTACTCATCAcgattctctctctctcatttggGTGGTCGTTAGGTTTTAATGTAGCAAGGACAAAGGAAGTCGTGGGTTTGGCAGAGGAAATCAAAGACAACAGGAATAGTCAATCGATTGATGAGTTGAGCATCCTGAACCTAT
It includes:
- the LOC113704517 gene encoding uncharacterized protein; translation: MTAEKRKKPSCDSAPVSCTSHCSTCSSTASNNYIKCLEVYFEQMASRIHWTDAMDEAFLTAYVSFRENNIWDNRKSLETNYDMLAAHLASNHILIVTGQQLQTRFYYIKKKWDLFCNLRGISSKTETGVEWSEDSYCFTADDEHWANLEQTNASYVDFKKENSCYWYDRLTPLLLGRHATGSRAQSASEVVHLEPPRRERINSASKSRKGKGKASSSRVPTPVNVPAVEDDDDVYYVPPVPGAVGQKRSASSLGTSGEPEGSRGSKSTRSSTGLEDALSKIGNYTDFVLEDRRSRSEYDSLHGIMQCQDVITSMDIPDEWRLEACDHYAKYENEGARIIFIRASAADRYGYILKLMKAKGLA